One Myxococcaceae bacterium JPH2 genomic window, GGAGAACCTCTCCCGCTGCCTCGAGCACCTCCCCCACGGAGGTAGACCCCGAAGCCAGACGCGCGCGCCTGGCCTGGTACCGAGTGAGCGCCTCGTCGCTCATGACGACAGCCCTCCGGCGCCTCGTGATTTGAATTCACGCATGCTCATGCTTCCTCCTCGGGGCTCGCTTCGCCCTGCAGCTCGAGCAGGTACAGCCGCAGATAGGCCTGCGCTCGACTGACGCGCTTGTAGGAGTTGACCACGGTGATGTTCAGGCGACGTGCGCATTCCTCGTGATCCTCCACGTCCTCGTGGTGATAAAGCTCCCATGCTCCAGCCTCCTTTGGGTGTTCCTGCTGGAGCCGCGCGTACGCGGCCCAGTAAAGCTCCTGAGCTTCGGCGCGCTCGTCCCGGCGCTTCGAGCCCTCCACCGCGCGGGCGATCTCCGCGGGAGACTCCTCCATCGCGTCGTCCGGATTGACGGGCGCGTGCGCGAGGTCCTCCCGGTTCCGCCGGTAGAAGTCGATGGCCACGTGCTTGACGATGCGCAGGAAGAACGTCTTCGGCGACGCGCTCTTGCCGGGCATCTGCTCAGACACGCCACGGAACTGATCCAAGCCGCGGGCGATGAACTTCCCCACCGCGTCCTGGAAGAGCTCATCCGCATCCGCGGGTGAGCCCCGGCCATAACTCGCCTGAATCTTGCTGACGACGTACCGCGAAGGACGGGCCCACCGCGCGCACAGCGCTCCGAGCGGGCCACTGAACGGCTCACCCGAGTTGCGGCGGCGGGTCACCTCCGCGAACAATTCCTCATCCGAGAGCTGCTCGTACACCGGAAGGACCTGGGAGCTGCCCCAGGAGCCTTGCTCCCAGGGGGTTGGATTACGGGGATGTGGCGCGGCAACGTACCACGTTGGCATCCTCAGGCAGCCTCCGATGAAGCGAGGGCACCCGCGACCCGGACGACCGGACAATCGGGGCACCGTGAAGGGGCCCGACGCAAGGACGATGGGTTCCTGACAGTCGAACGTCCCGGGCAAGAGCCCCAGCGGAAAAAGCCCCCCTGTCAGGCAATCCACCGCTCGCCGTCCCTCGCCGCAACGCTTTCGAGCGCCCGGCCGAGCAGGCCCCACAAGCTGTGGTTCAACTCCACGCATGTGCCTCTGGCACGTGTCCGCCGGCGGTCCGGCACTGAATTTTGGATTCAGACCCACGGCCTGCTCACTCGGGTGCTCACTTTCCTTTCGGAGTCCCCCGTCATGTCCGCGCGTACCATTGTCATTGGCGACCTCCACGGCTGCTACCACGAGGCCTTGGAGCTGCTCGCCAAGGTCGGCGCGACGCAGAGCGACCGCGTCATCTTCGCGGGCGACCTCGTGGACCGTGGGCCTCAGCAGCGCGAGTGCGTGGAGCTGGCCATGCAGCACGAGGCCATCCTCGGCAACCACGAAGAGAAGCACCTCCAGCAGCGACACCGCGCCGACGAGAAGCTGCTGCCCGACCACCTGGAGACGCGCCGCGCGCTAGAGCCCCGTCACTTCGATTGGCTGGAGCGACTGCCGCACTATCTCCGGCTACCCGAGCACAACGCCGTCGTGGTGCACGCGGGCATGATGCCCGGCATCCCCGTGGAGGCACAGGACCCGTATCACCTGCTGCATGCACAGTGCATCCAGCCACCCTCCAAGAAGAGCTACTGGCCCTCCAAGGCCCCCGAAACCGCGACCTTCTGGACGAACCACTGGCGCGGACCGGAGCGGATCATCTTCGGCCACACGGTGTTCGACCGACCGCTTGTCACCGAGCACGCGGTGGGAATCGACACGGGCTGCGTCTACGGGCGCTCGCTGACCGCGGTGGTGCTGCCGTCCTGGGAGCTGGTCTCCGTGCCTGCTCGGGACACGTACCGGGGTGGCAAGTCCGTCGCGAGAATCCCCGTGCACGGCGACGTGTGCGCCTTCTCCTAGGTCCTTCGGCGTCTTCTCATTTCTGCGTCTTCAGTTTCCTCGACTTCGCGCCCGGCCGCTGAGGCCCCACAAGCACCCATTCATCCAGTTGTCGCGGGTTCGAATCCCGCCGGGGCCACTTCGTGGCCTCGTAGCTCAGCCTGGTAGAGCGCTGGCAAAAATGGCTTCAGCACTCGGGCGCACCTTTTCCCCGGAGGGGGACTCCCATGACCACGACCCAGAACCCGACGTCCCTGCCGGAGGCGCATCGTGGCCCCGCCGAGCGCTTGCTCGAGCTGGTCCTCGGTGGCTCGGCGCACCTGTGGCACAACCGGCCGGGCCTCAACGTGTCCGGCACCTGGTATGCGGCCGCGCATGCCACCCCGCAGCAGCGCGCACGCGGCCGGCCCGTGGCGCCGGGCTTGTTCGCGCCCGCGGCGGTGAACCTCTACCGACAGCTCCTCGACATCTATCGGCTCAACGCCGAGCTGATGGCGCACTTCGCCTCCTACGCGTTGACGCAGACCGACTGGCGCGACCTCAAGGTCGCCACGTGCGCGCTCATGCTCGTGCAGGAGCACGCAGGTCAGCCCGTGCGCGGGGACCAGGGGGAGATCGCCTTCCATGACGACGACTGGCGCGCCATCGGCGAGGCCATGGTGCTGCACTACGAGCGCAAGTCCCTGCGCATGCTGACGCCCAAGTCGGTGCTGCGCGTGGCCGAGCTGCTCGAGCACCCGGAGATCGCCCAGCTCAACCGGGCCGCGGGCT contains:
- a CDS encoding RNA polymerase subunit sigma-70 — translated: MYEQLSDEELFAEVTRRRNSGEPFSGPLGALCARWARPSRYVVSKIQASYGRGSPADADELFQDAVGKFIARGLDQFRGVSEQMPGKSASPKTFFLRIVKHVAIDFYRRNREDLAHAPVNPDDAMEESPAEIARAVEGSKRRDERAEAQELYWAAYARLQQEHPKEAGAWELYHHEDVEDHEECARRLNITVVNSYKRVSRAQAYLRLYLLELQGEASPEEEA
- a CDS encoding metallophosphoesterase is translated as MSARTIVIGDLHGCYHEALELLAKVGATQSDRVIFAGDLVDRGPQQRECVELAMQHEAILGNHEEKHLQQRHRADEKLLPDHLETRRALEPRHFDWLERLPHYLRLPEHNAVVVHAGMMPGIPVEAQDPYHLLHAQCIQPPSKKSYWPSKAPETATFWTNHWRGPERIIFGHTVFDRPLVTEHAVGIDTGCVYGRSLTAVVLPSWELVSVPARDTYRGGKSVARIPVHGDVCAFS